A single genomic interval of Hydractinia symbiolongicarpus strain clone_291-10 chromosome 8, HSymV2.1, whole genome shotgun sequence harbors:
- the LOC130653672 gene encoding uncharacterized protein LOC130653672, with amino-acid sequence MNRAAKRSYFHSHETNSKDFWSSCKPFFSNKSRGSEKISLLDDDKNEFISDEGEVATMFNKYFIDLIRKLDLKPWKSKVASSVSLNELDSILLHYADHPSVLKIRSKTKRNFSFLPVNPEEVHKVILSLNAKKAVSGPIPTRIIQIVADKICLPLTNCINSCITDGIFPSVLKLSEVIPVFKKGANSRKENYRPISILNSFSKILERLLFNQISSYFQPIFSSLLCGFRSKYSTQNALFRLIGKWHQCLDKSGVVGTVLMDLSKAFDSIDHGLLISKLAAYGFDRKSLYLMKSYFSGRFQRTKICSSFSEWLSIVFGVPQAWFENNQLVANPAKFQLMFLGCPHSDTLSLRISNNFLVASESVKLLGITIDRCLTFNEHISNLCKKGNSNVRCLHRIRRFISFEHSKLLLNFYILSIFTYCPIIWMYCSAVQYKLIISTHKRALRAVTKDYHSSYQDLLVNCNSVQIHELHLRIICIEIYKTLTDENPSFMQSFYAIRRISYNLRSKNSLLLPSTSSTRFGTRSFLFRSFGVN; translated from the exons ATGAACAGAGCAGCAAAGAGATCATATTTTCATTCCCACGAGACCAATTCCAAAGACTTTTGGAGCTcttgtaaaccttttttttcgaACAAATCTCGCGGTAGTGAAAAGATTTCTTTGTTAGATGAtgataaaaatgaattcatCTCTGATGAAGGTGAAGTAGCGACaatgtttaataaatatttcataGATTTAATAAGGAAACTCGATTTAAAACCCTGGAAATCCAAAGTGGCCTCTTCAGTATCTCTAAATGAACTTGATTCTATCCTTCTCCATTATGCTGATCACCCTAGTGTTTTAAAGATCCGTTCAAAAACGAAGAGAAACTTCTCCTTTTTACCTGTTAATCCTGAGGAAGTTCATAAAGTGATACTGAGCCTAAATGCAAAAAAGGCAGTCAGTGGCCCAATTCCAACGAGAATAATTCAGATAGTTGCAGACAAAATTTGCTTGCCACTTACAAACTGCATAAATTCTTGCATCACTGACGGTATATTTCCATCAGTACTGAAACTATCTGAAGTTATTCCCGTTTTCAAAAAGGGTGCCAATTCTCGGAAAGAAAATTACCGACCAATTAgtattttaaatagtttttctaaaattttggaaCGGCTTCTATTTAATCAGATTTCTAGCTATTTTCAACCAATATTTTCATCATTATTATGTGGTTTTAGAAGTAAATATAGCACCCAAAATGCTCTATTTCGCCTAATTGGTAAATGGCATCAGTGCTTAGATAAGTCTGGGGTGGTGGGAACTGTCTTAATGGACTTGTCAAAAGCATTTGATTCCATAGATCATGGccttttaatctcaaaattGGCTGCTTATGGTTTTGATAGAAAAAGTCTTTaccttatgaaaagttatttctCTGGACGTTTTCAAAGAACCAAAATCTGCAGTTCTTTTAGTGAGTGGCTCTCAATTGTTTTCGGCgttccacaag CCTGGTTTGAAAACAACCAATTGGTTGCTAATCCAGCAAAATTTCAGCTGATGTTTTTAGGTTGTCCACACAGTGATACTTTATCGCTAAGAATAAGCAATAACTTCCTAGTCGCATCGGAATCTGTAAAATTATTAGGCATTACTATTGATAGAtgtctcacttttaatgagCACATCTCTAATCTatgtaaaaaaggaaatagcaATGTCAGATGTCTTCACAGAATAAGACGATTCATTAGTTTTGAACATTCAAAGTTATTGCTTAATTTctatattttatcaatatttaccTATTGTCCCATTATATGGATGTATTGCAGTGCTGTGCAgtataaattaatcatttcaACACACAAACGTGCATTGAGAGCTGTAACAAAAGACTATCATTCCAGTTATCAGGACTTGCTGGTAAATTGTAACAGTGTGCAAATTCACGAACTGCATTTACGTATAATCTGCATAGagatttataaaacattaaCAGACGAAAATCCGTCATTTATGCAGTCTTTTTACGCTATAAGACGTATCAGTTACAATTTGCGCAGCAAAAATAGTCTACTTTTACCATCCACAAGTTCAACACGCTTTGGTACTAGATCTTTTTTGTTTCGAAGTT ttgGTGTAAATTAG